The window TCCTCAGTCGATTCTTGCAGTGTAGAGGACCATTTGCTAAGAGGAGACATCCCCTTGTTGATACTACAGTAGTTACTGACATTCGGAGATGCTTAGAGGAAGGCACTGTGTTCCAGGGCGATCTGCTGAACTTTAGGAAAGATGGTTCTCCATTCATGGCAAAGCTCCAGTTAACACCCATTTATGGAGATGACGAAACAATAACCCACTATATGGGCATGCAGTTCTTCAATGACTCTAATGTTGATTTGGGGCCATTGTCTGTCTCTACAACAAAGGAGATTGTGAGATCTACTTTGATTACACCAGATAACACCATCCGACCAAGTCCAATGGGGAAGGGCTTCTGCTCAGAGCATTCTGATCTTTTCCTATTGAGTGATGAGGTACTTTGCCAGAAGATCCTATCAAGATTATCGCCCAGGGATATAGCATCTGTAAACTCTGTATGTAAACGGCTGTACCACTTAACAAGGAATGACGACCTTTGGAGAATGGTTTGTCAGAATGCATGGGGCAGTGAAGCAACTCAAGTTCTTGAGACTGTGGCTGGAACAAGAAGTTTGGCATGGGGGCGGTTAGCAAGAGAGTTGACCACCCTGGAAGCTGTCACCTGGAGGAAATTGACTGTTGGGGGTGCAGTGGAGCCTTCTCGCTGCAACTTCAGCGCTTGTGCGGCAGGGAACCGTGTTGTCCTTTTTGGAGGGGAAGGTGTTAACATGCAGCCAATGAATGATACATTTGTGCTTGATTTGAATGCCAGCAAGCCAGAATGGAGGCACATCAATGTGAGATCGGCTCCTCCTGGGCGCTGGGGTCATACCCTTTCTTGCCTAAATGGATCACGGTTGGTTTTGTTTGGTGGTTGTGGAAGGCAGGGCCTGCTCAATGATGTGTTCATGTTGGATTTGGATGCACAGCAACCAACTTGGCGTGAGATTCCTGGCCTTGCACCACCAGTTCCACGGTCATGGCATAGTTCTTGCACATTGGATGGAACAAAATTGGTGGTATCTGGTGGCTGTGCTGATTCTGGTGTGCTTCTCAGTGACACGTATCTTTTGGATGTAACAATGGAAAGACCTGTTTGGAGGGAGATACCTGCATCTTGGACTCCACCTTGTAGATTGGGGCACTCGCTCTCTGTCTACGATGGCAGGAAAATCCTGATGTTTGGTGGTCTTGCTAAAAGCGGTCCTCTACGACTAAGGTCTAATGATGTGTTCACATtggatttaagtgaaaataagCCATGCTGGCGGTGTATCACCGG of the Oryza sativa Japonica Group chromosome 2, ASM3414082v1 genome contains:
- the LOC4328313 gene encoding putative adagio-like protein 2, whose translation is MEWDSDSEGSGDEEEEEEEEEEEGVEVGGGGDGGVGVGVGGGFALAIEGVLGACGLVVSDALEPDFPIIYVNRGFEDATGYRAEEVLGRNCRFLQCRGPFAKRRHPLVDTTVVTDIRRCLEEGTVFQGDLLNFRKDGSPFMAKLQLTPIYGDDETITHYMGMQFFNDSNVDLGPLSVSTTKEIVRSTLITPDNTIRPSPMGKGFCSEHSDLFLLSDEVLCQKILSRLSPRDIASVNSVCKRLYHLTRNDDLWRMVCQNAWGSEATQVLETVAGTRSLAWGRLARELTTLEAVTWRKLTVGGAVEPSRCNFSACAAGNRVVLFGGEGVNMQPMNDTFVLDLNASKPEWRHINVRSAPPGRWGHTLSCLNGSRLVLFGGCGRQGLLNDVFMLDLDAQQPTWREIPGLAPPVPRSWHSSCTLDGTKLVVSGGCADSGVLLSDTYLLDVTMERPVWREIPASWTPPCRLGHSLSVYDGRKILMFGGLAKSGPLRLRSNDVFTLDLSENKPCWRCITGSGMPGASNPAGVGPPPRLDHVAVSLPGGRILIFGGSVAGLHSASKLYLLDPTEEKPTWRILNVPGRPPRFAWGHSTCVVGGTKAIVLGGQTGEEWTLTELHELSLVSSLV